TGGGGTCTCAACTGCTATACTCtgctaattaaataataaaaatcgtTTGGCATAGCAACAAAACAAGCCATGCCAAGGTATCTGGCACACTAATGCAGAAGTGAAGCTTACTCCCCATATCTATGTAGTTCATCTCCGAATTTACCTGCCTGCATTTGGCATCCTATGCCTCCGTCGTCTTCTAGACCTCCCTAACAGTAGCCTGTGGATTCCTCGTCCAGAGACAGCAGCAGAAGCTGCAGGTGCAACATTGTGCAAACCAAAATGATCAACATTGAAAGAAACAGCAGCGCGGTCCTGATTGTACCTAATGTTGGAGAAAATGTGGCTATTTCTCCCCAGACCAAATGGCCTCATGGAGAAGAAATCGTCCTCCAAATATTCCTCTTCGGAATCATACTCATCACTATAAAAGGCATGATCATTCGGCTCAAGCACATAATCCCCCAATACCATAGCACCTGGTGTTGAAGATAGAATTGTGCTGATCACATCATTCCGTTCTCTTTCACACTCTAGCCTCTTCCATTTTTCTTCTCGAACAGGGTCCACCTCTCTTGGTCGAGAAAATGGATGCTTAGACTTAACATGCCTCCTGAGCTCCTTGTAATTCCCTACGAAAGAGCAATCATCCTGCATGCAACTTCTTTT
This region of Arachis hypogaea cultivar Tifrunner chromosome 8, arahy.Tifrunner.gnm2.J5K5, whole genome shotgun sequence genomic DNA includes:
- the LOC112706115 gene encoding uncharacterized protein, translating into MAKVGKTRSKSQPQGRKETPYHLSCAQKNMKDVRGKKSSTKSSEKKDWEDATCSVCMEVPHNAILLLCSSYNKGCRPYMCATSHRYSNCFEQYKKAYTKATSVQSMQLAIDNSNFDLSAGEPDDNREVPELLCPLCRRQVKGWTVVEAARESLNAKKRSCMQDDCSFVGNYKELRRHVKSKHPFSRPREVDPVREEKWKRLECERERNDVISTILSSTPGAMVLGDYVLEPNDHAFYSDEYDSEEEYLEDDFFSMRPFGLGRNSHIFSNIRYNQDRAAVSFNVDHFGLHNVAPAASAAVSGRGIHRLLLGRSRRRRRHRMPNAGR